TGTTCCATCATTCGACAGGGACGCGAAAAATCCTGTTCCGTGTCGGAAAAATGGGCATTTGGACCGGGGAAAAAGGACGGTATGGACCCATGAAAAACGGAAATCCTAATCCTCGGAATGGCAAACCGAGGAGGCTTTCCAATGCGGCAACATGACCAGGAACAGCTGGCCCAAGAGATGGCGCGGCGCCTGATGAGCGTCGATTTTCACGACTTTTTGGAACGCGCCTCCCGCTTGGACGACGTGGAACTGGCCCGGGAATGGGGGCTTTCGGTGTGGGAGGTGCGCATGCTGCGCAGGCGCATCCAGCGGCGCTAAGCGCTTTTCTTTTCGCGCCAAAAGCCCTATAATAGCCGTGATGCAAAACGTGAGCGGTGCACATGGCAATTCGTGAGGGCATCCCGGGAGATACCGGGGTTTTTCCGTTGAAAGGGGAGATGGGCCGGTGCGGCTGTTTGTCGAATGCGCGGAACCCTACGCGCGGGAATTGGAACTGATCGCCAAGCTCTTCTTTGATGACCTGGCTTTTCTGCGCGACGCGACGGACGGGGCCTCGTGGCGCGCCCGCGTGACGGTCGAGGAGGGCGACGGTGACGAACCGGTTCGCGCGAAGGCCGAACTCAGGACGCCGGAGCGGACCTATCGCGCGGAGCACGCGCGCCCGGTGCGCTTTGTGGGCGAGGCGCGCGCGCGGCAGAAGGCGGCCAAGAAGGCGGCGGCGTACGTGTTTCTCGATGTGTTGGAACAGGCCACCGGCGTGCGCCAGCCCTGGGGCGTGCTGACCGGCGTGCGGCCGACAAAGCTGTACCACCAGTTCGTGCAAGCCGGGCACACGCCTGAGGAGATCGCCGCCATCCTCGAAAGCGAGTACCGCCTGACCCCGGAAAAGGTGGACCTGCTTGCCCGCATCGTCGCCCGCCAGCGCACCGTACTGCCCGACTTGTACGAGCTGGACGGCGAAGTCAGCTTGTACATCGGCATCCCCTTCTGCCCGACCAAGTGCGCCTACTGCACCTTCCCGGCCTACGACATCCGCGGCCAGCAGGGCTCGGTGGACGACTTTCTGCGCGCCCTCCTCGACGAGATCGCCCAGGTGGGCGCCTGGCTGCGCGAGCGGAATCTTCCCGTCACGTCGATCTACGTTGGCGGGGGCACGCCGACGAGCCTTACCGCCGAGCAGCTGGACACGCTGCTTGACGCGTTGCGCGCCCACGTGCCGCACGTCGACCGGGTGCGCGAGTGGACCGTCGAGGCCGGTCGTCCGGACACGATCACGCCGGAGAAGATCGCCGTTCTGAAGAAACACGGCGTCGGCCGCATCAGCGTCAACCCGCAGTCCTTCACCCAGGCCACGCTGGAGGCCATCGGCCGCCATCACACGGTGGGGGAGACGATCGAGGCGTTTCACTTGGCCCGCCGGATGGGCGTCGACAACATCAACATGGACCTGATCATCGGCCTCCCCGGAGAGGGCACAGGCCACCTGCGCCACTCCCTGGACATGGTGGGCCGGCTTCAGCCCGATTCGCTCACCATCCACACGCTGGCCTTCAAACGCGCTTCGGCGATGACGCAGAACCGCGAGGCGTACCGGGTGGCCTCCCGCGAGGAGATCCACCGGATGATGGCGCTGGCCGCTTCGTGGACGGCTGCCCACGGGTACCATCCGTACTACCTGTACCGGCAAAAGAACATTCTCGGCAACCTCGAGAATGTTGGGTACGCCAAAGACGGGAAAGAGAGCGTCTACAACATCATCATCATGGAGGAGCGGCACACGATCATCGGCCTTGGCTGCGGTGCGGTGAGCAAGATCATCCTGCCGGGCACGGACAGGGTGATCCGCTTTGCCAACCCCAAGGAACCGAAGGCGTACATCGCGCATTCTCGCGACACGCTGGCCAAGAAGCTGGCGCTGCTCGATGAGGCGTACGGGGCAAAGGCGGCGACGGCGAGCGCATGAGGGACAAAGACAGAAGCGAGCGAACGGCCGTTGGCATGGGTGCGCAACGGGGTTCGCTCGTTTTTGCGTTATCCAAGCGGATTGACGAAAATCAGTCGTTCTCCCCGTCAGAAAACGCATCGAATTGAGTCAAAAAAAAGTGATGTTTGAATTCATTGACGGGCTTCCTTGGGAATGGTAAGATTTTGTAATCAGAAAGGTACAAAAACAGAACTGAGAGGGGATTTCGCACAGGAGTGAAACCATGTTCCGCGAATGGCTTCGTTGTCCGATTGTCCAAGCGCCCATGGCCGGGGGGTGTCCACGCCTGAACTCGTCGCGGCGGTATCGGAGGCTGGCGGCCTTGGGTTTCTCGCGGCCGGCTACAAGACGGCTGAGGCCATGCGGGAAGAAATCCGGGCTGTGCGCACGCGCACCCGCGCGCCTTTCGGGGTCAACCTCTTCGTTCCGAGTCGTGACACCGTCGATCTCCAAGCCGTCTTGCAATATCGAAAGCGTTTAGAGGCTGAGGCGAGACGCCTCGGCGTGGAGCTGGGTGAACCCGTGGCCGATGAGGATGACTGGGAGGCCAAACTCGAGGTTCTCCTGAAGGATCCTGTGCCGGTGGTGAGCTTCACCTTTGGTTGTCCACCACCTGAGGTGATAACGGAGCTCAAGAACCGGGGAACCTGTGTCGTGGTGACGGTCACCACACCTCAAGAGGCCATCGCAGCCAGCCGGGCCGGTGCCGACGCGTTGTGCGTGCAGGGGATGGAAGCCGGAGGGCATCGGGCGTCGTTTCACAACCGGGCCTCTGCCGAGGGGGATTATGGTCTCCTGGCGTTGCTGCGACTCATCCGCGAAGCGGTCCAGTTGCCGCTCATCGCTGCCGGCGGCATCATGCACGGTCGCGATGTGGCGGCCGTGCTGGCGGCAGGGGCTTGCGCGGCCCAGATGGGCACGGCGTTTTTGCGGTGTCCGGAAAGCGGGGCCCATCCGGCCCACAAGGCGGCCCTTGTTGACCCGCGTTTCACTTCGACGACGTTTACGCGCGCCTTTACCGGCCGACGGGCCCGAGGTTTGGTCAACCGCTTTGTGCGGGAATACGACGCCGCCGCACTGGCCGCGTATCCCCATGTGCACCACATAACCCAGCCCCTCCGAAAGGCGGCTGCTCAAGCGGGCAACCCGGAGGGCATGGCGTTGTGGGCGGGTCAAGGGTATCGCCTCGCCCGAGAGATGCCGGCGGCGGAGCTTGTTTACCAGATGATGGACGAAGCGCGCCGCGCCATGGCGGAGGGAGCCCAAACGCTTCAGGTGTCGAGCTGACGTTTCCTCTCGCGGCAATGGCGTCTTCTGGAGGCACCCGCCGAGCAGCGCCAATGGAGTGGTGGGATTGAAAGCAAAAATCGTGCGGATCGGGTTCACCGTTGCGGTGTTCGTTGGCTTGTGGAAAGGGGTCGGACATCTCTGGAATCGAGCGGGCATCCCAGTAACCGGGACGTGGAATGTCATCAGCCTGTTCCTGTCGGTGTTCCTGATCCCCCTCGCCGTGGCCCTCGCGGAGGGGATTGCGGACGTGCTGCGCCGGGGTTCTGAAGCGTCCCGGCGCGTTTTTGACAACAAACGGTCGGGCGATATAGAATAAGGGAGAACTTGTACCCGATGGACGGCTCCTGGCAGGCGGAAACAAGCGAAGACGGGACATCCCATGACGGGGACCGAACCGGAGGCGCCGGCTGTCCAGAGAGGAGGGGCCGCGGCTGCAAGCCCTTCCCTGCCGGTTCCGGGGAGAACGCCCCTGAGGACCCGCGGCGAACGCCGCCGAGGGCGGACCAGTAGCCGCGGGCGCGCGGCCGGCGTTACCGGCAATCGAGGGGGGCGACTGCCCGCGTGTTGTGGAGCGCGGCGGGCAGCGCCCAAGCAGGGTGGCACCGCGGGTGATGGCACGCATCTCTCGTCCCTGATCGGCCGGGATCAGTGTCGAGGGATGTTTTTCTTTTGCGACAAAACGGGATCCGCCCGCCGGATGCACGGGAAAACCATCGCGAAAGCAGGGGGAACGGAGAATGGCCATCCAAAAACCGCGCGGAACGGAGGACATCCTGCCGGGGCAGGCAGAAGCCTGGCAGTACGTGGAACGCAAAGCCCGGGAATGGTTTGCCCGGTACCGGTACCGCGAGATCCGCACGCCGCTGTTTGAACACACCGAACTCTTTCAGCGCGGCGTCGGCGAGACGACGGACATCGTGGAAAAGGAGATGTACACCTTTGCGGACCGCAAAGGGCGCAGCCTCACCCTGCGTCCGGAGGGGACGGCCGGGGTGGTGCGTGCCTTTGTCGAGCACAAGCTGTACGCCGAGCCGGACGTCGTCAAGCTGTATTACCTCGGCCCGATGTTCCGGTACGAGCGGCCCCAGGCCGGGCGGCAGCGCCAGTTCCACCAGATCGGCGTGGAGGCTTTTGGCAGTGCCGACCCGCGCCTTGACGCCGAGGTGATGGAGCTGGCTTGGCGCATCTTCACCGATCTCGGCGTGCAACACCTGCGCCTCGACGTAAACAGCGTCGGCTGCCCGATGTGCCGGCCGCGCCACCGCCAGGCGCTGGTGGAACACCTGGCGGGGGTGAAGGACGAGCTGTGCCCCGACTGCCAGTCGCGCCTTGTGCGCAATCCCTTGCGCGT
The Calditerricola satsumensis DNA segment above includes these coding regions:
- a CDS encoding coproporphyrinogen III oxidase, giving the protein MRLFVECAEPYARELELIAKLFFDDLAFLRDATDGASWRARVTVEEGDGDEPVRAKAELRTPERTYRAEHARPVRFVGEARARQKAAKKAAAYVFLDVLEQATGVRQPWGVLTGVRPTKLYHQFVQAGHTPEEIAAILESEYRLTPEKVDLLARIVARQRTVLPDLYELDGEVSLYIGIPFCPTKCAYCTFPAYDIRGQQGSVDDFLRALLDEIAQVGAWLRERNLPVTSIYVGGGTPTSLTAEQLDTLLDALRAHVPHVDRVREWTVEAGRPDTITPEKIAVLKKHGVGRISVNPQSFTQATLEAIGRHHTVGETIEAFHLARRMGVDNINMDLIIGLPGEGTGHLRHSLDMVGRLQPDSLTIHTLAFKRASAMTQNREAYRVASREEIHRMMALAASWTAAHGYHPYYLYRQKNILGNLENVGYAKDGKESVYNIIIMEERHTIIGLGCGAVSKIILPGTDRVIRFANPKEPKAYIAHSRDTLAKKLALLDEAYGAKAATASA